A stretch of Arachis hypogaea cultivar Tifrunner chromosome 15, arahy.Tifrunner.gnm2.J5K5, whole genome shotgun sequence DNA encodes these proteins:
- the LOC114925419 gene encoding uncharacterized protein, whose product MLSFLSFSRIMLRYALQIPNPSPYCVPYSALRLCFPSTSSLHSHSQPQSLDEAVDSFTRMLSMRRPPSIIQFTKILGSLAKTNHFSTAISLFQQLQARGIAPDLFTLSIVINCCCGMGRMTLAFSVLAKIFRMDYQPNTVTLNTLMKGLCLCGSVEKAVRFHDRVLAHGFHFNQVTYGTLINGLCKTGHTSAAIQMLRKIPRYGIAPNVFMYSAIIDSLCKDTLVSQAFHLFSEMLAKGISPDVITYSCLIFGLCLEGQYKEAVDLLSDMVLRNITPNVYTYNTLIDGLCKEGKIKDAKSVLAVMSKHGVKPDVVTYTSLMD is encoded by the coding sequence ATGTTGTCATTCCTCTCATTCTCACGAATCATGTTAAGGTATGCTCTTCAAATCCCAAATCCCTCTCCTTATTGTGTTCCCTATTCCGCTCTCCGTCTTTGCTTCCCTTCAACTTCATCCCTACACTCTCACTCTCAGCCCCAATCACTTGATGAAGCTGTTGATTCCTTCACTCGCATGCTCTCTATGCGTCGCCCTCCATCCATCATCCAATTCACCAAGATTTTGGGATCTCTTGCCAAGACCAACCATTTCTCCACAGCCATTTCCCTTTTTCAGCAATTGCAAGCCAGGGGAATCGCTCCCGACTTATTTACTTTGAGCATCGTGATTAATTGTTGTTGCGGCATGGGTCGTATGACGCTTGCTTTCTCTGTATTGGCTAAGATTTTCAGAATGGATTATCAACCTAATACGGTAACATTGAATACACTCATGAAAGGTCTCTGTCTCTGTGGTAGTGTTGAAAAAGCAGTGCGCTTTCATGACAGAGTGCTGGCTCATGGATTTCACTTTAATCAAGTCACTTATGGGACTTTGATCAATGGCCTCTGTAAGACCGGCCACACATCAGCTGCTATTCAAATGTTGAGAAAGATCCCACGGTATGGCATTGCTCCTAATGTCTTCATGTACAGCGCAATTATTGATAGCCTCTGCAAGGATACACTTGTAAGTCAGGCTTTTCATTTATTCTCTGAAATGCTTGCTAAGGGAATTTCTCCAGATGTTATCACATACAGTTGTCTCATTTTTGGATTGTGTCTTGAGGGTCAATATAAGGAAGCCGTTGATTTGTTAAGTGATATGGTGCTTAGAAACATTACTCCTAATGTTTATACCTATAATACTTTGATTGATGGGCTATGCAAGGAAGGAAAGATCAAAGATGCTAAGAGTGTATTGGCTGTAATGTCAAAACATGGTGTGAAACCAGATGTGGTTACTTATACCAGCTTAATGGATTGA
- the LOC140179375 gene encoding secreted RxLR effector protein 161-like, which yields MTKYYKAALRILRYLKKPPIASLFFPLSTDFSLTGFASADWATCLDTRRSVSGYCFFLGTTLISWKSSKQQTVSRSSSEAEYRALANATCEGLWLLQLLRTLGIDHAQPFTLYSNSQSAFHMAANPVLHERTKHIEADCHIVRDMANEGILKLPCHIC from the coding sequence ATGACTAAATACTATAAAGCTGCTCTGCGGATACTTCGCTACCTCAAGAAGCCCCCTATTGCAAGTCTCTTCTTCCCTCTCAGCACTGATTTCAGCCTCACTGGGTTTGCGAGCGCTGACTGGGCAACTTGTCTAGACACAAGGAGATCTGTTTCTGGCTACTGTTTCTTCCTAGGGACCACCTTAATCTCTTGGAAGAGCAGCAAGCAGCAAACTGTGTCTCGATCATCTTCAGAGGCGGAATACCGAGCATTGGCAAATGCGACGTGTGAAGGTCTGTGGCTTCTTCAGTTATTAAGAACTCTTGGCATTGATCATGCGCAGCCATTCACCCTCTATAGCAATAGCCAATCCGCATTTCACATGGCTGCTAATCCAGTTCTGCATGAGAGGACGAAGCACATAGAGGCTGACTGCCACATTGTGCGAGACATGGCCAATGAGGGGATCTTGAAGCTTCCCTGTCACATCTGCTAA